The Pelodiscus sinensis isolate JC-2024 chromosome 5, ASM4963464v1, whole genome shotgun sequence genome includes a region encoding these proteins:
- the SOWAHB gene encoding ankyrin repeat domain-containing protein SOWAHB, with product MAGELSQEALLDFLCQAGGRVTNASLLGHFQRFLREPGAAGQVQQRREQFKGFVNAVATVQQAAGGPKYVVLRKRYRELLGEEPAQGEAAGGGGAHGAARAHGAFQAQQRPAPTRDHPGSCPGGAGRGGPSLPPADPARQGAEPPPGPARPGDQGGPPEPCAPAALPGASCALSGLQQQQRIQAWVESSRDNCSALPPAPPPPEDAWGRPPPIFRSIRCQLALQDLEGFVEQASPSSQSSDSLPQARGREASPPRGAGKGPRDPGGPQLSNGAPRARRLRSKRRANGQEVEVNGVAPGPRHSFRSKSTPGSSRASSSEDELRDQVQGRRGRRLRRSRKMSRRAVLASPGVDAPITFLHLDFLQRQVCAATEEVLPASHGPPDSRPSLVPLEPREHNWIVMVAAGSWLQVRALFLEDPHLALQRDFISGYTALHWIAKHGATQVLQDLVSGSQKAGIPLDVNVKSSCGYTPLHLAAIHGHQRIMKLLVQKLNSKVHMRDSSGKRPWQYLSSSTSGEVWQLLGAPKGKTIFPTQPLVRHTSPSRKAKSQEVARNISRKTSLAACLKTQHMKWKMAAKYPALREREEYSD from the coding sequence atggcCGGGGAGCTGAGCCAGGAGGCGCTGCTGGATTTCttgtgccaggctggggggcgaGTGACCAACGCCTCCCTGCTGGGCCACTTCCAGCGCTTCCTGCGGGAGCCCGGGGCGGCCGGGCAGGTGCAGCAGCGCCGGGAGCAGTTCAAGGGCTTCGTCAACGCCGTGGCCACGGTGCAGCAGGCGGCGGGCGGCCCCAAGTACGTGGTGCTGCGGAAAAGGTACCGGGAGCTGCTGGGCGAGGAGCCGGCGCAAGGGGAGGCCGCAGGAGGCGGCGGGGCGCACGGCGCTGCCAGGGCGCACGGCGCGTTCCAGGCGCAGCAGCGCCCGGCGCCCACCCGGGACCATCCCGGCTCCTGTCCGGgcggagcgggccgggggggccccagcctgccccctgcagacCCAGCGAGGCAGGGAGCGGAGCCGCctcctggcccggcccggcccggcgacCAGGGGGGCCCCCCGGAGCCCTGCGCCCCAGCCGCCCTGCCCGGTGCGTCCTGCGCGCTctcagggctccagcagcagcagcggatcCAGGCGTGGGTGGAAAGCAGCCGGGACAACTGCTCCGCGCttcccccggccccgccgccccccgagGATGCCTGGGGGCGCCCCCCGCCCATCTTCAGGAGCATCCGGTGCCagctggccctgcaggacctggagGGGTTCGTGGAGCAGGCGagccccagcagccagagcagcGACTCTCTGCCGCAGGCGAGGGGCCGGGAAGCCAGCCCCCCCAGGGGAGCAGGCAAAGGGCCCAGAGACCCAGGGGGGCCGCAGCTCAGCAACGGGGCCCCCCGCGCCCGCCGTCTCCGCAGCAAGCGCAGAGCCAacgggcaggaggtggaggtgaaTGGCGTCGCGCCCGGCCCCCGCCACTCATTCCGGAGCAAGAGCAccccggggagcagcagggcgTCCTCCTCCGAGGATGAGCTGAGGGACCAGGTCCAGGGGAGGAGAGGCCGGCGCCTGCGGCGGTCCAGGAAGATGTCCAGGCGGGCAGTATTGGCCTCCCCAGGTGTGGACGCTCCCATCACTTTCCTGCACTTGGACTTTTTGCAAAGACAGGTGTGTGCGGCCACAGAGGAGGTTCTACCAGCCTCCCATGGGCCTCCTGACTCCAGACCCTCCTTGGTGCCCCTGGAGCCCAGGGAGCACAACTGGATCGTCATGGTGGCCgctggctcctggctgcaggTCCGGGCGCTCTTCCTGGAAGATCCACATCTTGCTTTGCAGAGGGACTTTATCTCGGGCTACACGGCGCTCCACTGGATTGCCAAACACGGAGCCACTCAAGTGCTCCAGGACTTAGTCAGTGGGTCCCAGAAAGCCGGCATCCCCCTGGATGTGAACGTGAAGTCCAGCTGTGGCTACACCCCCTTGCACCTAGCAGCGATCCATGGACACCAGAGGATCATGAAGCTGCTGGTCCAGAAGTTGAACTCTAAGGTCCACATGCGGGACAGCAGCGGAAAGAGGCCTTGGCAATACCTGAGCAGCTCCACCTCTGGAGAAGtgtggcagctgctgggggcTCCAAAGGGCAAGACTATCTTCCCCACCCAGCCTTTAGTCAGACACACCTCGCCCTCCAGGAAGGCCAAGAGCCAGGAGGTGGCCAGGAACATCAGCAGGAAAACCTCCCTCGCGGCCTGCCTGAAAACACAGCACATGAAATGGAAAATGGCCGCCAAGTACCCCGCCCTGAGGGAGCGGGAGGAGTATAGTGACTGA